The DNA region AGAAGAGCCCGAAGGTCACTGCTGGATTAATGTGGCCCCCTACATTCAcaactactttttctttttcttttttggggggggaGGGTGGGGTGTGgggagagggagaaagaaaagaaaatattattaaaaaaaatccaggaAAATACACAATGCATAAAAAACTTCAATCTCATATGAAGAACAATTGCTTTTTCTTACATGTTTGGGCCCATGACAATCACCATATTTGATGCTTCTGAGAGAAAGATGTTGTTGGGCTGCAAAACAAGAAATGTTCAGTCCAACTCCtgatgcaataatttttttatttttttttatttgacgttgaaaatgaaaaaggatTATAAGTTCCTACATCAGAAAGAATCTGATACAAGCaatcaaatcaataaaaatagaaaattaccATATGGCATCCTCCCGTATGGCATCTAAAAGTGCTGCATGCCATAAATTACCATAAATAACTTTATATCCACAAAACATGACAACAATGGAAACACATAGGAATAATACCAAGGGCAGAAAGAGTTTTAAAAGAAAGGTATATAAGTGTAGGGATGACAAGCCCAGTAGTGTATATTGAGCCGTGGGTCATGTCTGAGGATGCCTACTAGTCCGAAGATAGGTAAACGTCATCATAGAAGTCCACGTTAGTGAATGAAGAAATGGGTCTAGTCATGAGGGTTCAACGAGGTCCGAGGACAAATGACACCTCAACTTGTCAGAGCAGAGGTCAGAAGGGCGGGCCTGCCATTAAGAGTAGCGTTCTAAGCCGTTCTACTGGTAAGGATAATCATCAGGAAGGGATAAGGCAATAGGAAagtaagaaatatctaagagaaagctacTGTCAttgcattgaatgctttgtagcTAACcctttggccgcattaatgtggaggtgatacttgAACAGTGATATTCAACCTTACAACTATCTCTAAAAgtttcaagaaggtgctgatgggatatGAATAAGGGCTAGCCATCTGATCAACACGTGGATGGCTGAGATGGAGCAAAAGAAGGGTAATATAAAGAAGGAAAATCCCATTGTAAGGGGTATCTGAGAATTGATagaaaaatactgtaacaaCAAGAACTAAACttgtaatcaaattcaaaagaaatatattcaagaCCTAATCTCCTCGGATTGTGCCGAGGACGATTTTCTTTGGATAAAaccagtttatttttgttttcttgtcatTTGGACCCACTATGATTGTTATCTATCTCATAAGAGCTTAGTTTtctaacccactctctacaactTCAATGTACTGGGCTCTTTGGGTCTAAATTCTTTTACCTTTTAGGCTTAGGAACCAAAcagtgtccttacaattggcaccgtctgtggaaAATTACTTAAGCCTTATGTGAGAGTAACCTTCACCCATGGTAGGTTCGGGGCCTAACCGAGAAGAGTCAGTCGATTCCCAACGTCAAGATCAATTTCTCAATCTTGAGCAAAGGAGGGACCGTGAGATTAGTATGCACGCCACACAAACTAGTAGAAGCTAGTCTCGAGGTGGGAGTCACATCTCTCATGAAGAAAACACTAGAAGCATGCAACAGGAAATTGATCATTTGCGAAGGAAGTTACGCCGCGAGTGACGTAGAGGAAGTCCTTCAAGTTCTGACCATTCTTCTAATGACGATGGTGATAACAACTATCGGCCTAGATCAAGGACTCCCCCAAGTGAGTCCTTTTCATGTGATAAGGAACGACGTGATAGGCGGAGGGGGAAGAGTCCGTCTTACAGGGGTCTGGgcaatgatgctatgagtagagCTTTGAATCAGATTTTTAAGTCACATTTTTCCCGTAGGATTAAGGGAGGGAAGCTTCCTTAGCGGTTTACTCAACCAACGTTCACCATGTATAATTGTGGAGCATGTAAGCCACTTCAACTAGAGGATGGTTGTTCACTTGAAGAATGAAactttgatgtgcaaggtgttcccaTCCAGTTTAGGGCGCGTGgcgatgaggtggttcaatggtcTAGAGAAAGGTTCTATTGCCTCTTTTAAGGAGCTAACAAGAGCATTCGGTTCTCATTTTGTAACCTGTAGTAGAGTTCCTTGGCCTCTAGACTGCCTGTTGTCTATGACCATGCgagagggggaaaccctaaaGATGTACtctgacagatactgggagatgtttaatgaaatagatggaaACTTTGACAATGTGGCTATAAGGAcattcaaggtcggcctacctgtTGAGCACAgtttgaggaaatctttgactGGGAAACCTATTAAAAGTGTTCGTCAACTCATAGGCCGCATTGACAAGTATAAGCGGGTGGAGGAGGACCAACAACTAGGGAAAGGCAAGGTTAAGGTGGTCCCTCTAGATAGAAGGGATTTCAGATCGGACAAATACAACAATAATCGTCCTTAAAGGGATTTTGCTGGGCAATCTGGAACAGCTGTTGCTCAAGTGGTTAACACAGTATTCCGAAAGCTAGTGCATCAAATCCTGGAAAAATTAAGAATGAGTCATACTTtcaatggccaaataaaatgggagGGGATCCCACAAAGCACAACTAAAGCCTTCATTTTTAATACCACCAGGAGCGAGGGCATACCATAGAAGATTGTAGGACTTTATGGAATCACTTGGAGTAGTTGGTCCAAAGtggaaagttaaagc from Castanea sativa cultivar Marrone di Chiusa Pesio chromosome 6, ASM4071231v1 includes:
- the LOC142640163 gene encoding uncharacterized protein LOC142640163 yields the protein MVVHLKNETLMCKVFPSSLGRVAMRWFNGLEKGSIASFKELTRAFGSHFVTCSRVPWPLDCLLSMTMREGETLKMYSDRYWEMFNEIDGNFDNVAIRTFKVGLPVEHSLRKSLTGKPIKSVRQLIGRIDKYKRVEEDQQLGKGKVKVVPLDRRDFRSDKYNNNRP